Genomic window (Paenibacillus sp. 37):
TGGAACGGCTGGCGATGCCCAGGCGGTACTGACATGGACTGCATCAACTGGAGCATCAAGTTATAAGGTACAACGTTCGGTAGGTACCGGGGCATATGCTGATCTGGCGACAGGTTTGACCGCACTAACGTATACCGATGCTACAGCGGTGAATGGTACGGCTTATAATTATAGAGTCGTAGCCGTTAATACGAGTGGTCAGACGAATTCAAATGTATTGGTGTTGACACCATTAGCACCTCCAATCACAACGGGAACGCTTGAAGTACAGTACCGTAATGGTAGTTCAGGAACTTCGGTCAATGCGATTACCCCACAATTTAATGTGAAGAATACAGGTACAACTGCTGTGGACTTGAGCAAAGTGAAGGTCCGGTATTATTTCACCAAGGATAGTGCCGCTGATCTGAGTTTCTGGTGTGATTATGCACAGATTGGCAGTGGTAATGTAGAAGGACATTTTGTTTCGATAGATCCGGCCAAGGGCACGGCAGATACGTATCTGGAGATTGAATTCAAAGCAGGTGCCGGCAGTTTGGCCGCAGGTGCCGAAACCGGAATCATCCAGGGACGTTTCTCGAAAAACAACTGGACGAATTTTGATCAAACGAATGATTATTCCTTTGATTCCACCCAAACGGCCTTCAGTGCCTGGACAAAAGTGACAGCTTATCAGGATGGCGCAAAGGTATGGGGAATTGAACCTTAAATGAGTTGATCGACCAGCTGTAGAGTGATGTTACTCATCATACAGGTTAAGCCGGGGAGAAATCCCTGGCTTTTCTTTTTTTTATGGAAAAGTAAAAATGAAATACGAAATAATCAAACGGACACTGCTGATAAATCGATCCGTATCGAGGCTGGAGGCCAAAATGTGAATTTGGGGAACGGTAATCGGCAAATGAATCATAGTAATGTTTACCATATTTGATATTTTAAACATTAAAATCTAGGCCATATGGCATATACCCTGAATGAGAAACGACCTAACTCTTTTATCACGGTAAAATGAAGCATATCAAATAGTTACAATAATTTAACCTTTCAAAAAGAAGGGATCAGCAGTGAATTTTTCCAGCAGGTTATGGACACACCCTAATACTTAGTGCTCAAGTTCGCCTATATCAATACAGGACTTTCGACTGATGAACGTTATGGATAGCCCGTTTACAATGGGGCAAGCCCGGGAGAACCAAGCCAGGTTAAAATTCTGTAACATCAGGGGGAACTCGACATCATGAACTGGAAAAAAACGATTATTACGGCAAGTGTCACAGCATCGATGCTGATGGGAAGTCTGACAACAGGAGCACTAACGGCACAGGTATCGGCAGCTGCTGTTAACAATTCACAAGTAAAAGTAATTTGGGGCGTAAACCTACGCACAACACCTTCTTCTTCTGCAAAGATTGTTCGCATGGTCGCTAAAGGGGAAACGGTAACGGTGCTTCAGCAATCCGGTTCGGATTGGTATAAGATTAAGGATTCTGCTAACCGGACAGGCTACATATCTTCTTCATCCAAATACACACAAGCGATTAGTGGCGGCACAAGCGGATCGGGTTCGAATAGTGGTACATCGGTGACCGGCAATGCATCTGTAGAAAAAGTGATTGCAGCGGGAATGAAATATTTGGGAACACCTTATGAGTTCGGAGCCAGTCGTAACAGCACAGCTACTTTTGACTGTTCCAGCTTTGTACGTCAAGCCTTCATTGATGCACTTGGCATCAAGCTTCCAGCGGATTCCCGCAAACAGGGAGACTATGTAAAAGCCAAGGGTACAGTTCAGACGAACTGGAAAAACCTGAAACGCGGCGATCTGATGTATTTCATGTCATATAAAGGCAGCTCTGCATCATCGTATTCGGGTGTGAATAAATCTACTGCAACGATTACTCATACAGGGATTTACCTGGGCGACGGCAAGGTATTACATACGTATTCCAACGCTGGCGGTGGTGTAACAACTAGTGATATCTCCGGCAAACACTGGGAGTATCGCTTCCTGTTTGGTGGCAGTGCGCTGTAGGTTAGAACAAGAATCTTCTTAAATAATCCACGCATGTTCATATGCATACAAAACACCTCCCATTCTGCCTTTGACAGGCGAGTAGGAGGTGTTTTGGTGTTATTTATTATTTTGAAGAACTCAATCGTGATAGTACAGTCGGAACAGGATATCCTGATTGTAGTTGCCGAATCCCTCGCCATATAAGGTAAGCCCGCCTACATGTTGAGCATCTTCCTCCACCGAAAGACGAAGAGTCCATTGGTTGCGTTCGACCGGGATATCTGCGAGTGTAATGTCGGATAGATGTTGTCCATCAATAAACGTACCCTCATGGGTAATTCGCAGTACCTTGAGCATGCCGTACTGATTGACACTGTCACTCCACCATTCCGGGGTGAACATGCCACGTCCGT
Coding sequences:
- a CDS encoding C40 family peptidase, which encodes MNWKKTIITASVTASMLMGSLTTGALTAQVSAAAVNNSQVKVIWGVNLRTTPSSSAKIVRMVAKGETVTVLQQSGSDWYKIKDSANRTGYISSSSKYTQAISGGTSGSGSNSGTSVTGNASVEKVIAAGMKYLGTPYEFGASRNSTATFDCSSFVRQAFIDALGIKLPADSRKQGDYVKAKGTVQTNWKNLKRGDLMYFMSYKGSSASSYSGVNKSTATITHTGIYLGDGKVLHTYSNAGGGVTTSDISGKHWEYRFLFGGSAL